Proteins from a single region of Syngnathus scovelli strain Florida chromosome 7, RoL_Ssco_1.2, whole genome shotgun sequence:
- the zc3h4 gene encoding zinc finger CCCH domain-containing protein 4 isoform X2 → MAVESMTVHPNSPTTNHEHNSLLTDERPEEGELEEGELEDDGGEVEMGGEAAAGGGGAEVGEEAGGGDTGAAGDGGGERAPRSRERHASSNSDEERSHRRKRKRKKEREREKRRTKKKRKSKHKRHASSDDDFSDFSDDSDYSPSEKRKYREYSPQYPPAPHPGYGAPKKVGYMKMDKPGYGGYDDYEEDNYEGEEEQDMGGEDYDDFTKELHMYRKAKEGGRGGRGRGRMRNMRGRGGMRGGRRGGRGGSRGRGGRGGKMGDDDGDGFVEDMELQYDDDYDNMGEDDYDDYQYKRSKDRGRGRGGRGRGRGKGGRGMMRGKMRSRGRGRGDMSHEDDNNGDMDNGDGGGDAGSGMGKRNQNEKFQDKKGKAICKYYMENRCTWEEYCNFSHDIELPKNKELCKFYITGYCARANHCPYMHGEFPCKLFHTTGNCVNGDECMFSHENLNDDTKELLNKMLAEDAEAGAEDEKEVEELKKQGINPLPKPPPGVGLLPTPPRPAPLEANAGAGDFGGPASGDFGGIPAANQAPLANKAPPSGLGMVPSPNSGGPPIPNPEGAPYQGAPLNPSGPPPQMVPAPTGGGGGGGKKIPSLFEIKVQPTGQLAHKLAVNQVPSNTQATTPAPGAPPTTFPTENMGTFASGDCPPHGGAMQPPQPGGNYFNTFFNQEGMTMEGVVEEGENYQGSAAKLSSQEDATNGASQGGISVSDLLPPAQRVLFMRIQQKQQEEEERARRIDGGTAKCRDTEGDSGNWYSSEDEDGGSSVTSILKTLRQQTQAPPKTDTPSDPRLKTSIPQARPADPRLARDPRLARAAVPDLAPPAPSTGPPADPRLARLSAASASSAALQPTVSKAENPLIYKPPPLTAPAAEEEETERVLRDKPVPIPLDPLMGMALRDPRSQLQQFSHIKKDIVLHMPAFSKTITWSPEDLLPLPLPKQDLLPLPPGIPPVPSLDPRLSRIVHPHSQSPPIAAPPTSEPSAAPSSSSIPDFELLSRILKTVSSSPSQSSSPPPAPTPTPPLALLPQPPPLPATPSEKPVDPRTARKGPTDPRLQPQKSALKQPSEPLAPPPESSSSTAATSGSSPPTIAPYDPRLLSSGGTGRSAAPGAPGGANVLSSISLYDPRTNKPGSPGTAGGPNNSPNSESRQSEPSTSKTKPKEPLFVRKSALEQPEPEKSGEQGTDRYNSYNRPRPKPAPSPNSAAQGGPPTGGPASSGAPAEQAPAGVHNLPVSTLFGVVKQAGKPGGTSSPFGGSSPAQSEQPTAEQDNGSLKDVFKGFDPTASPFCQ, encoded by the exons ATGGCTGTGGAAAGCATGACTGTCCATCCAAACTCCCCAACTACCAACCACGAACACAACAGTCTCCTGACTGACGAAAG GCCAGAGGAGGGCGAACTGGAGGAGGGCGAGCTGGAGGATGATGGGGGTGAGGTTGAAATGGGAGGCGAGGCAGCTGCTGGAGGAGGAGGCGCAGAGGTGGGCGAGGAAGCAGGCGGTGGTGACACCGGTGCGGCAGGTGATGGTGGCGGTGAGCGTGCCCCTCGAAGTCGGGAGCGACACGCCAGCAGCAATTCGGACGAGGAGCGCTCACACCGGCGCAAGCGCAAGAGGAAgaaggagagagagcgagagaagagGCGCACAAAGAAAAAACGCAAGTCCAAGCACAAA CGTCACGCGTCATCTGATGATGACTTCTCGGACTTCAGTGATGATTCTGACTACTCACCCAGCGAGAAGAGGAAGTACAGAGAATACAGCCCCCAGTACCCCCCAGCC CCTCACCCTGGCTATGGCGCCCCCAAGAAGGTCGGCTACATGAAGATGGACAAGCCGGGCTATGGTGGCTATGATGACTATGAGGAGGACAACtacgagggggaggaggagcagGACATGGGTGGCGAGGACTATGACGACTTCACCAAGGAGCTCCACATGTACCGCAAGGCCAAGGAGGGCGGACGCGGAGGACGAG GTCGTGGTCGCATGAGGAACATGAGGGGTCGAGGTGGAATGAGGGGCGGGCGGCGAGGTGGACGAGGAGGCAGCCGAGGAAGAGGCGGACGAGGCGGAAAAATGGGAGACGATGATGGAGATGGTTTTGTGGAGGACATGGAA CTTCAgtatgatgatgattatgacAACATGGGGGAAGATGACTATGACGACTATCAGTACAAGAGGTCCAAAGACAGAGGAAGAG GCAGAGGCGGCCGTGGAAGAGGTCGAGGCAAAGGAGGACGTGGCATGATGAGAGGGAAAATGAGGAGCCGAGGACGAGGCAGAGGGGACATGAGCCACGAGGACGACAACAATGGAGACATGGACAACGGG GACGGAGGAGGTGATGCTGGATCAGGAATGGGCAAAAGGAATCAGAACGAAAAGTTCCAGGATAAGAAAGGAAAAGCCATCTGCAAGTATTACATGGAAAACAGATGCACCTGG GAGGAATACTGCAACTTTAGCCACGACATTGAGTTGCCCAAGAACAAAGAGTTGTGCAAGTTTTATATCACTGGTTACTGTGCTCGAGCCAATCACTGCCCTTACATGCATG GCGAATTCCCCTGCAAGCTGTTCCATACCACAGGCAACTGTGTCAATGGCGACGAGTGCATGTTCTCCCACGAAAACCTCAACGACGATACCAAGGAGCTGCTCAACAAG ATGCTGGCTGAGGACGCAGAGGCCGGGGCAGAGGATGAGAAAGAGGTGGAGGAGCTGAAGAAGCAGGGGATCAACCCTCTGCCCAAACCCCCACCTGGAGTGGGCCTACTGCCCACTCCCCCTCGCCCGGCACCCCTCGAAGCCAACGCCGGGGCAGGGGATTTCGGAGGCCCCGCATCCGGTGACTTCGGGGGCATCCCAGCTGCCAACCAGGCACCCCTCGCTAACAAGGCTCCCCCCAGTGGTCTTGGGATGGTTCCTTCTCCGAACTCAGGTGGTCCTCCCATTCCAAATCCAGAGGGAGCTCCATACCAAGGAGCACCCTTGAACCCCAGTGGACCACCCCCTCAAATGGTCCCCGCGCccactggtggtggagggggtggCGGAAAGAAGATCCCCTCCTTGTTTGAGATCAAAGTGCAACCAACCGGACAGCTGGCTCATAAACTGGCTGTTAA CCAGGTACCAAGCAACACCCAGGCAACAACTCCTGCACCGGGGGCGCCCCCCACCACCTTCCCCACCGAGAACATGGGCACGTTCGCATCTGGCGATTGTCCTCCTCACGGGGGTGCCATGCAGCCTCCTCAGCCTGGCGGGAACTACTTCAACACTTTCTTCAATCAAGAGGGAATGACGATGGAAGGAGTGGTGGAAGAGG GTGAAAACTATCAAGGAAGTGCTGCTAAATTAAGTAGCCAGGAGGACGCCACCAATGGAGCAAGTCAAGGAGGAATATCTGTCTCGGACCTTCTCCCTCCCGCACAGCGTGTCCTCTTTATGAGAATCCAACAGAAgcaacaggaggaggaggaacgaGCTCGACGCATTGATGGAGGCACGGCGAAGTGCAGAGACACTGAAG GTGACTCTGGTAACTGGTACTCCAGCGAGGATGAGGATGGTGGCAGTAGTGTGACGTCCATCCTAAAGACACTTCGGCAGCAGACGCAGGCTCCTCCTAAGACGGACACGCCGAGCGACCCTCGCCTCAAGACCAGCATCCCCCAGGCACGCCCTGCTGACCCACGTCTGGCGCGTGACCCACGACTGGCCCGAGCTGCCGTACCAGACCTGGCACCGCCCGCACCCTCGACGGGCCCACCGGCGGACCCACGGCTCGCCCGACTGTCCGCCGCCTCTGCGAGCTCTGCCGCTCTTCAACCCACTGTTTCTAAAGCGGAGAATCCTCTGATCTACAAACCGCCACCACTCACAGCGCCGgcagcggaggaggaggagacggaGCGAGTGCTGCGGGACAAGCCCGTCCCAATCCCTCTGGATCCCTTGATGGGAATGGCCCTGAGGGACCCCCGTTCCCAGTTGCAACAGTTCAGCCACATCAAGAAGGATATTGTTCTCCACATGCCCGCTTTCTCCAAAACCATCACCTGGTCCCCCGAGGACCTCCTCCCGCTCCCACTTCCCAAACAGGACCTGCTTCCTCTCCCCCCTGGCATTCCACCGGTCCCCTCCCTGGACCCACGTCTGTCCCGCATCGTCCACCCCCACTCGCAGTCTCCTCCCATAGCCGCACCCCCCACCTCAGAACCCTCTGCGgctccatcctcctcctccattcCAGACTTTGAGCTGCTGTCTCGCATCTTGAAGACAGTCAGCTCCAGCCCTTCCCAGTCTTCATCCCCTCCGCCGGCACCCACCCCCACTCCCCCTCTGGCGCTACTGCCTCAACCTCCCCCTCTTCCGGCCACGCCGTCAGAAAAGCCTGTCGACCCCCGCACGGCACGGAAAGGTCCCACGGACCCTCGCCTCCAGCCACAGAAGTCGGCCCTCAAGCAGCCGTCTGAGCCTCTGGCTCCACCCCCTGAATCCTCTTCCTCTACTGCGGCCACATCTGGTTCCTCGCCACCCACTATCGCTCCCTATGATCCAAGGCTTCTTTCTTCAGGTGGAACTGGACGCAGTGCGGCGCCTGGCGCACCAGGGGGTGCCAATGTACTGAGCAGCATCAGTCTCTATGATCCACGGACTAACAAACCAGGAAGCCCCGGTACTGCCGGTGGCCCCAACAACTCCCCCAACTCAGAGTCCCGACAAAGTGAGCCCTCAACTAGCAAAACAAAACCGAAAGAGCCTTTGTTTGTCCGCAAGTCTGCGCTGGAGCAACCTGAACCAGAGAAAAGCGGCGAGCAAGGCACCGACCGGTACAACAGCTATAACAGACCCCGACCCAAACCTGCACCCTCGCCCAACTCTGCCGCACAGGGAGGCCCCCCTACCGGGGGTCCGGCCTCTTCTGGAGCCCCGGCGGAACAGGCACCCGCTGGCGTCCACAACCTCCCAGTGTCCACCCTCTTTGGTGTGGTCAAGCAGGCCGGTAAACCCGGTGGGACCAGCAGCCCGTTTGGGGGTAGCAGCCCGGCCCAGTCGGAACAGCCAACCGCTGAGCAGGACAATGGGTCACTCAAAGACGTTTTCAAGGGCTTTGATCCTACCGCGTCGCCGTTCTGCCAGTGA
- the zc3h4 gene encoding zinc finger CCCH domain-containing protein 4 isoform X1 codes for MAVESMTVHPNSPTTNHEHNSLLTDERPEEGELEEGELEDDGGEVEMGGEAAAGGGGAEVGEEAGGGDTGAAGDGGGERAPRSRERHASSNSDEERSHRRKRKRKKEREREKRRTKKKRKSKHKRHASSDDDFSDFSDDSDYSPSEKRKYREYSPQYPPAPHPGYGAPKKVGYMKMDKPGYGGYDDYEEDNYEGEEEQDMGGEDYDDFTKELHMYRKAKEGGRGGRGRGRMRNMRGRGGMRGGRRGGRGGSRGRGGRGGKMGDDDGDGFVEDMELQYDDDYDNMGEDDYDDYQYKRSKDRGRGRGGRGRGRGKGGRGMMRGKMRSRGRGRGDMSHEDDNNGDMDNGDGGGDAGSGMGKRNQNEKFQDKKGKAICKYYMENRCTWEEYCNFSHDIELPKNKELCKFYITGYCARANHCPYMHGEFPCKLFHTTGNCVNGDECMFSHENLNDDTKELLNKMLAEDAEAGAEDEKEVEELKKQGINPLPKPPPGVGLLPTPPRPAPLEANAGAGDFGGPASGDFGGIPAANQAPLANKAPPSGLGMVPSPNSGGPPIPNPEGAPYQGAPLNPSGPPPQMVPAPTGGGGGGGKKIPSLFEIKVQPTGQLAHKLAVKSQVPSNTQATTPAPGAPPTTFPTENMGTFASGDCPPHGGAMQPPQPGGNYFNTFFNQEGMTMEGVVEEGENYQGSAAKLSSQEDATNGASQGGISVSDLLPPAQRVLFMRIQQKQQEEEERARRIDGGTAKCRDTEGDSGNWYSSEDEDGGSSVTSILKTLRQQTQAPPKTDTPSDPRLKTSIPQARPADPRLARDPRLARAAVPDLAPPAPSTGPPADPRLARLSAASASSAALQPTVSKAENPLIYKPPPLTAPAAEEEETERVLRDKPVPIPLDPLMGMALRDPRSQLQQFSHIKKDIVLHMPAFSKTITWSPEDLLPLPLPKQDLLPLPPGIPPVPSLDPRLSRIVHPHSQSPPIAAPPTSEPSAAPSSSSIPDFELLSRILKTVSSSPSQSSSPPPAPTPTPPLALLPQPPPLPATPSEKPVDPRTARKGPTDPRLQPQKSALKQPSEPLAPPPESSSSTAATSGSSPPTIAPYDPRLLSSGGTGRSAAPGAPGGANVLSSISLYDPRTNKPGSPGTAGGPNNSPNSESRQSEPSTSKTKPKEPLFVRKSALEQPEPEKSGEQGTDRYNSYNRPRPKPAPSPNSAAQGGPPTGGPASSGAPAEQAPAGVHNLPVSTLFGVVKQAGKPGGTSSPFGGSSPAQSEQPTAEQDNGSLKDVFKGFDPTASPFCQ; via the exons ATGGCTGTGGAAAGCATGACTGTCCATCCAAACTCCCCAACTACCAACCACGAACACAACAGTCTCCTGACTGACGAAAG GCCAGAGGAGGGCGAACTGGAGGAGGGCGAGCTGGAGGATGATGGGGGTGAGGTTGAAATGGGAGGCGAGGCAGCTGCTGGAGGAGGAGGCGCAGAGGTGGGCGAGGAAGCAGGCGGTGGTGACACCGGTGCGGCAGGTGATGGTGGCGGTGAGCGTGCCCCTCGAAGTCGGGAGCGACACGCCAGCAGCAATTCGGACGAGGAGCGCTCACACCGGCGCAAGCGCAAGAGGAAgaaggagagagagcgagagaagagGCGCACAAAGAAAAAACGCAAGTCCAAGCACAAA CGTCACGCGTCATCTGATGATGACTTCTCGGACTTCAGTGATGATTCTGACTACTCACCCAGCGAGAAGAGGAAGTACAGAGAATACAGCCCCCAGTACCCCCCAGCC CCTCACCCTGGCTATGGCGCCCCCAAGAAGGTCGGCTACATGAAGATGGACAAGCCGGGCTATGGTGGCTATGATGACTATGAGGAGGACAACtacgagggggaggaggagcagGACATGGGTGGCGAGGACTATGACGACTTCACCAAGGAGCTCCACATGTACCGCAAGGCCAAGGAGGGCGGACGCGGAGGACGAG GTCGTGGTCGCATGAGGAACATGAGGGGTCGAGGTGGAATGAGGGGCGGGCGGCGAGGTGGACGAGGAGGCAGCCGAGGAAGAGGCGGACGAGGCGGAAAAATGGGAGACGATGATGGAGATGGTTTTGTGGAGGACATGGAA CTTCAgtatgatgatgattatgacAACATGGGGGAAGATGACTATGACGACTATCAGTACAAGAGGTCCAAAGACAGAGGAAGAG GCAGAGGCGGCCGTGGAAGAGGTCGAGGCAAAGGAGGACGTGGCATGATGAGAGGGAAAATGAGGAGCCGAGGACGAGGCAGAGGGGACATGAGCCACGAGGACGACAACAATGGAGACATGGACAACGGG GACGGAGGAGGTGATGCTGGATCAGGAATGGGCAAAAGGAATCAGAACGAAAAGTTCCAGGATAAGAAAGGAAAAGCCATCTGCAAGTATTACATGGAAAACAGATGCACCTGG GAGGAATACTGCAACTTTAGCCACGACATTGAGTTGCCCAAGAACAAAGAGTTGTGCAAGTTTTATATCACTGGTTACTGTGCTCGAGCCAATCACTGCCCTTACATGCATG GCGAATTCCCCTGCAAGCTGTTCCATACCACAGGCAACTGTGTCAATGGCGACGAGTGCATGTTCTCCCACGAAAACCTCAACGACGATACCAAGGAGCTGCTCAACAAG ATGCTGGCTGAGGACGCAGAGGCCGGGGCAGAGGATGAGAAAGAGGTGGAGGAGCTGAAGAAGCAGGGGATCAACCCTCTGCCCAAACCCCCACCTGGAGTGGGCCTACTGCCCACTCCCCCTCGCCCGGCACCCCTCGAAGCCAACGCCGGGGCAGGGGATTTCGGAGGCCCCGCATCCGGTGACTTCGGGGGCATCCCAGCTGCCAACCAGGCACCCCTCGCTAACAAGGCTCCCCCCAGTGGTCTTGGGATGGTTCCTTCTCCGAACTCAGGTGGTCCTCCCATTCCAAATCCAGAGGGAGCTCCATACCAAGGAGCACCCTTGAACCCCAGTGGACCACCCCCTCAAATGGTCCCCGCGCccactggtggtggagggggtggCGGAAAGAAGATCCCCTCCTTGTTTGAGATCAAAGTGCAACCAACCGGACAGCTGGCTCATAAACTGGCTGTTAA AAGCCAGGTACCAAGCAACACCCAGGCAACAACTCCTGCACCGGGGGCGCCCCCCACCACCTTCCCCACCGAGAACATGGGCACGTTCGCATCTGGCGATTGTCCTCCTCACGGGGGTGCCATGCAGCCTCCTCAGCCTGGCGGGAACTACTTCAACACTTTCTTCAATCAAGAGGGAATGACGATGGAAGGAGTGGTGGAAGAGG GTGAAAACTATCAAGGAAGTGCTGCTAAATTAAGTAGCCAGGAGGACGCCACCAATGGAGCAAGTCAAGGAGGAATATCTGTCTCGGACCTTCTCCCTCCCGCACAGCGTGTCCTCTTTATGAGAATCCAACAGAAgcaacaggaggaggaggaacgaGCTCGACGCATTGATGGAGGCACGGCGAAGTGCAGAGACACTGAAG GTGACTCTGGTAACTGGTACTCCAGCGAGGATGAGGATGGTGGCAGTAGTGTGACGTCCATCCTAAAGACACTTCGGCAGCAGACGCAGGCTCCTCCTAAGACGGACACGCCGAGCGACCCTCGCCTCAAGACCAGCATCCCCCAGGCACGCCCTGCTGACCCACGTCTGGCGCGTGACCCACGACTGGCCCGAGCTGCCGTACCAGACCTGGCACCGCCCGCACCCTCGACGGGCCCACCGGCGGACCCACGGCTCGCCCGACTGTCCGCCGCCTCTGCGAGCTCTGCCGCTCTTCAACCCACTGTTTCTAAAGCGGAGAATCCTCTGATCTACAAACCGCCACCACTCACAGCGCCGgcagcggaggaggaggagacggaGCGAGTGCTGCGGGACAAGCCCGTCCCAATCCCTCTGGATCCCTTGATGGGAATGGCCCTGAGGGACCCCCGTTCCCAGTTGCAACAGTTCAGCCACATCAAGAAGGATATTGTTCTCCACATGCCCGCTTTCTCCAAAACCATCACCTGGTCCCCCGAGGACCTCCTCCCGCTCCCACTTCCCAAACAGGACCTGCTTCCTCTCCCCCCTGGCATTCCACCGGTCCCCTCCCTGGACCCACGTCTGTCCCGCATCGTCCACCCCCACTCGCAGTCTCCTCCCATAGCCGCACCCCCCACCTCAGAACCCTCTGCGgctccatcctcctcctccattcCAGACTTTGAGCTGCTGTCTCGCATCTTGAAGACAGTCAGCTCCAGCCCTTCCCAGTCTTCATCCCCTCCGCCGGCACCCACCCCCACTCCCCCTCTGGCGCTACTGCCTCAACCTCCCCCTCTTCCGGCCACGCCGTCAGAAAAGCCTGTCGACCCCCGCACGGCACGGAAAGGTCCCACGGACCCTCGCCTCCAGCCACAGAAGTCGGCCCTCAAGCAGCCGTCTGAGCCTCTGGCTCCACCCCCTGAATCCTCTTCCTCTACTGCGGCCACATCTGGTTCCTCGCCACCCACTATCGCTCCCTATGATCCAAGGCTTCTTTCTTCAGGTGGAACTGGACGCAGTGCGGCGCCTGGCGCACCAGGGGGTGCCAATGTACTGAGCAGCATCAGTCTCTATGATCCACGGACTAACAAACCAGGAAGCCCCGGTACTGCCGGTGGCCCCAACAACTCCCCCAACTCAGAGTCCCGACAAAGTGAGCCCTCAACTAGCAAAACAAAACCGAAAGAGCCTTTGTTTGTCCGCAAGTCTGCGCTGGAGCAACCTGAACCAGAGAAAAGCGGCGAGCAAGGCACCGACCGGTACAACAGCTATAACAGACCCCGACCCAAACCTGCACCCTCGCCCAACTCTGCCGCACAGGGAGGCCCCCCTACCGGGGGTCCGGCCTCTTCTGGAGCCCCGGCGGAACAGGCACCCGCTGGCGTCCACAACCTCCCAGTGTCCACCCTCTTTGGTGTGGTCAAGCAGGCCGGTAAACCCGGTGGGACCAGCAGCCCGTTTGGGGGTAGCAGCCCGGCCCAGTCGGAACAGCCAACCGCTGAGCAGGACAATGGGTCACTCAAAGACGTTTTCAAGGGCTTTGATCCTACCGCGTCGCCGTTCTGCCAGTGA